A genomic segment from Nymphalis io chromosome 15, ilAglIoxx1.1, whole genome shotgun sequence encodes:
- the LOC126773662 gene encoding perilipin-4 isoform X15 yields the protein MFSGIAGAFRSIGEKTASLFERKKKDAEQIAQEKAAEAAHVVEEQVKKAGELVSGAEKTASDAANSAANAKHSAIDVIDKELSKVSIAAGEAKDAADKALADGKKVVDTTKDTISTTVDNTKKAAESAINTAKDTLSNVVQSTIDTTQSTIESGKTCAVSAKDSVVNTIQSTVDTTQKLGQAALEGGKSYATSAKDSAAGAIQNTVDGTKKSGQTAFTASKDYVASAKDKVASTIESTLDTSKNTAESTLDTSKQYATIAKETLVSNIQSTVDTTQKVTNSAIETGKDYAASAKDTVSNTLVGAQKNAESAFETNKSYVAGAKDKVASTFESTLDITEKTGQSALETGKSYATSAIDSVASSIQSTVDTTQKTAQSLVEPGKTYASSAKDSVASSIQSTVDTTQKTAQSLVEPGKTYASSAKDSVASSIQSTVDTTQKTAQSLVDSGKTYASSAKDSVASSIQSTVDTTQKTAQSLVEPGKTYASSAKDTVADAVNNTVEVTKNIANSTTKTTKSYVDSAKDSGQNSYQSALDFSTSYAFSALHIGKSYLDSTKETVASTLDSTVKAVHSSVETGKSYVDTAKDTVASTVHSTVDSTKTVAASALDKGSALIEGVKDTVASTVNTTVDTTKNVAASAVDKGVSLVGTVKGTAASTVDATKNVAASVVDKSTSLIGSAKDNLASTILTTVDTTKNVAATAFDKGSSLVGSAKDTVASTVQSTVDTTKNVATSAVDKGASLVEAAKGTVASTIDTTKNVASSAVDKGFSLVGTAKDTVASTVNTTVETTKSVASSAVDKGSHLVGSAKDTVASTLDTTKNVASTAVDKGISFVGAAKDTVSSTVQNTLDSTKSVAGSVYDKSSSLVTGAKDIFTSKTEGAKDSAESSINNVKETAEKLDDTINATVDTTKKTAEEAKAQALKAAEDAKEKARLAAEAAKEEAKRAANAAVEESKKAAEKAAADASNAVHSTVDNTLKRVEDAADQGLKNAGQVVDAKIKDADKFLSEKRDALVTNFSSAAHDGAEGAAGLLSKGLAAFPK from the exons GCGCGTTCCGAAGCATCGGAGAGAAGACAGCGTCTCTCTTCGAGAGGAAGAAGAAAGATGCAGAACAAATCGCTCAGGAAAAAGCCGCAGAAGCCGCCCATGTTGTTGAAGAACAGGTTAAGAAGGCTGGAGAGCTCGTGAGTGGGGCTGAGAAGACGGCGTCTGATGCTGCTAACTCCG CTGCAAACGCGAAGCACTCGGCGATTGATGTGATAGATAAGGAATTATCAAAGGTTTCGATTGCTGCCGGTGAAGCTAAGGATGCTGCTGACAAAGCCTTAGCCGATGGGAAGAAGGTTGTCGACACTACTAAAG ATACAATTTCAACGACAGTAGATAATACGAAAAAGGCAGCTGAGTCAGCTATAAACACGGCTAAAG atACATTGTCAAATGTAGTTCAAAGCACAATAGATACTACACAATCTACCATAGAATCTGGAAAGACGTGCGCAGTTAGTGCTAAag ATTCAGTAGTGAACACTATTCAGAGCACTGTAGATACCACACAGAAATTAGGACAAGCCGCTCTTGAAGGTGGTAAATCCTACGCTACGAGTGCTAAAG atTCAGCTGCAGGTGCTATACAAAATACAGTAGATGGCACTAAAAAATCAGGCCAAACTGCATTCACAGCTAGCAAAGATTATGTTGCGTCTGCGAAAG ATAAAGTAGCTAGTACCATAGAAAGTACATTAGACACATCTAAGAATACAGCAGAATCTACTTTAGATACAAGCAAACAATATGCTACTATTGCAAAAG aaaCACTTGTAAGTAATATTCAAAGTACGGTAGACACAACACAAAAAGTAACCAATTCCGCTATTGAAACAGGCAAAGATTATGCAGCATCTGCAAAag atacagtatCGAACACTTTAGTAGGTGCACAAAAAAATGCCGAGTCAGCTTTCGAAACCAACAAATCTTATGTCGCTGGAGCAAAAG ATAAAGTAGCAAGTACATTCGAAAGTACATTAGATATTACAGAAAAAACAGGTCAATCTGCGCTTGAAACAGGGAAATCCTATGCCACAAGCGCAATAG ATTCTGTTGCAAGTAGTATACAAAGCACAGTTGACACAACACAAAAAACAGCACAGTCACTTGTTGAACCTGGTAAAACATACGCTTCTAGTGCTAaag attCTGTTGCTAGTAGTATACAAAGCACAGTTGACACAACACAAAAAACAGCACAGTCACTTGTTGAACCTGGTAAAACATACGCTTCTAGTGCTAaag attCTGTTGCTAGTAGTATTCAAAGCACAGTTGACACAACACAAAAAACAGCACAGTCACTTGTTGATTCTGGTAAAACATATGCTTCTAGTGCTAaag attCTGTTGCTAGTAGTATTCAAAGCACAGTTGACACAACACAAAAAACAGCACAGTCACTTGTTGAACCTGGTAAAACATACGCTTCTAGTGCTAaag ATACTGTAGCAGATGCGGTTAATAATACTGTTGAAGTAACCAAAAATATTGCTAATTCAACAACAAAAACAACTAAATCGTATGTGGATAGCGCTAAAG ATTCAGGCCAAAACTCATATCAATCTGCATTGGATTTCTCGACGAGTTACGCATTTTCTGCTTTACATATCGGAAAATCTTATCTAGATAGCACTAAAG AAACAGTAGCAAGTACATTAGATAGTACAGTGAAAGCTGTTCACAGTTCTGTTGAAACAGGAAAATCTTACGTGGATACTGCCAAAG ATACCGTAGCAAGCACCGTTCATTCAACTGTTGATAGTACTAAAACTGTAGCGGCATCAGCGCTTGATAAAGGCTCAGCTTTGATAGAAGGCGTTAAAG ATACAGTAGCCAGTACTGTGAATACAACAGTAGACACAACAAAAAATGTAGCCGCATCCGCTGTAGATAAGGGAGTTTCACTAGTAGGAACTGTAAAAG GTACAGCTGCAAGTACTGTAGATGCAACTAAAAATGTTGCGGCATCTGTTGTTGATAAGAGCACATCACTCATAGGAAGCGCTAAAG ATAATCTAGCAAGCACCATACTCACGACAGTAGATACCACTAAAAATGTAGCAGCCACCGCTTTCGATAAAGGCTCATCACTAGTAGGATCAGCCAAAG ATACTGTAGCAAGCACTGTGCAATCCACTGTCGATACAACTAAAAACGTTGCAACATCTGCTGTCGATAAAGGCGCTTCATTAGTAGAGGCTGCTAAAG GAACCGTGGCAAGCACAATTGACACGACGAAAAATGTCGCATCATCCGCAGTAGATAAAGGTTTTTCTTTAGTTGGCACTGCTAAAG ACACCGTAGCGAGCACTGTTAATACTACTGTAGAGACAACTAAGAGTGTAGCGTCATCAGCTGTCGATAAAGGATCACATCTTGTAGGATCTGCTAAAG ATACTGTAGCAAGTACATTAGATACAACAAAAAATGTTGCCTCAACTGCTGTAGACAAAGGCATATCGTTTGTCGGTGCCGCTAAAG ataccGTATCAAGTACAGTTCAAAATACATTAGACTCAACTAAGAGTGTAGCTGGATCTGTTTATGATAAGAGCTCTTCACTTGTGACCGGCGCCAAAG ATATATTCACAAGCAAGACCGAAGGTGCAAAAGATTCTGCCGAATCgtcaataaataatgttaaggaAACCGCAGAGAAATTAGACG acACGATCAACGCTACGGTAGACACGACGAAGAAGACTGCAGAAGAAGCCAAGGCTCAGGCTTTGAAAGCCGCTGAAGATGCTAAGGAGAAGGCTAGATTAGCTGCTGAGGCTGCTAAAGAGGAGGCAAAGAGGGCTGCAA aTGCTGCCGTTGAAGAGTCTAAGAAAGCTGCCGAGAAGGCGGCGGCGGATGCCAGTAACGCCGTACATAGCACGGTTGACAACACCTTGAAGAGAGTAGAGGATGCCGCTGACCAGGGCTTGAAGAACGCGGGACAAGTAGTCGACGCTAAAATCAAGGACGCCGACAAGTTCTTGAGCGAAAAACGTGACGCG CTGGTAACAAACTTCTCGAGTGCGGCGCACGACGGAGCTGAGGGTGCTGCGGGCTTGCTCAGCAAGGGGCTGGCTGCTTTCCCCAAATAA
- the LOC126773662 gene encoding perilipin-4 isoform X45: MFSGIAGAFRSIGEKTASLFERKKKDAEQIAQEKAAEAAHVVEEQVKKAGELVSGAEKTASDAANSAANAKHSAIDVIDKELSKVSIAAGEAKDAADKALADGKKVVDTTKDTISTTVDNTKKAAESAINTAKDTLSNVVQSTIDTTQSTIESGKTCAVSAKDSVVNTIQSTVDTTQKLGQAALEGGKSYATSAKDSAAGAIQNTVDGTKKSGQTAFTASKDYVASAKDKVASTIESTLDTSKNTAESTLDTSKQYATIAKETLVSNIQSTVDTTQKVTNSAIETGKDYAASAKDTVSNTLVGAQKNAESAFETNKSYVAGAKDKVASTFESTLDITEKTGQSALETGKSYATSAIDSVASSIQSTVDTTQKTAQSLVEPGKTYASSAKDSVASSIQSTVDTTQKTAQSLVDSGKTYASSAKDSGQNSYQSALDFSTSYAFSALHIGKSYLDSTKETVASTLDSTVKAVHSSVETGKSYVDTAKDTVASTVHSTVDSTKTVAASALDKGSALIEGVKDTVASTVNTTVDTTKNVAASAVDKGVSLVGTVKGTAASTVDATKNVAASVVDKSTSLIGSAKDNLASTILTTVDTTKNVAATAFDKGSSLVGSAKDTVASTVQSTVDTTKNVATSAVDKGASLVEAAKGTVASTIDTTKNVASSAVDKGFSLVGTAKDTVASTVNTTVETTKSVASSAVDKGSHLVGSAKDTVASTLDTTKNVASTAVDKGISFVGAAKDTVSSTVQNTLDSTKSVAGSVYDKSSSLVTGAKDIFTSKTEGAKDSAESSINNVKETAEKLDDTINATVDTTKKTAEEAKAQALKAAEDAKEKARLAAEAAKEEAKRAANAAVEESKKAAEKAAADASNAVHSTVDNTLKRVEDAADQGLKNAGQVVDAKIKDADKFLSEKRDALVTNFSSAAHDGAEGAAGLLSKGLAAFPK, encoded by the exons GCGCGTTCCGAAGCATCGGAGAGAAGACAGCGTCTCTCTTCGAGAGGAAGAAGAAAGATGCAGAACAAATCGCTCAGGAAAAAGCCGCAGAAGCCGCCCATGTTGTTGAAGAACAGGTTAAGAAGGCTGGAGAGCTCGTGAGTGGGGCTGAGAAGACGGCGTCTGATGCTGCTAACTCCG CTGCAAACGCGAAGCACTCGGCGATTGATGTGATAGATAAGGAATTATCAAAGGTTTCGATTGCTGCCGGTGAAGCTAAGGATGCTGCTGACAAAGCCTTAGCCGATGGGAAGAAGGTTGTCGACACTACTAAAG ATACAATTTCAACGACAGTAGATAATACGAAAAAGGCAGCTGAGTCAGCTATAAACACGGCTAAAG atACATTGTCAAATGTAGTTCAAAGCACAATAGATACTACACAATCTACCATAGAATCTGGAAAGACGTGCGCAGTTAGTGCTAAag ATTCAGTAGTGAACACTATTCAGAGCACTGTAGATACCACACAGAAATTAGGACAAGCCGCTCTTGAAGGTGGTAAATCCTACGCTACGAGTGCTAAAG atTCAGCTGCAGGTGCTATACAAAATACAGTAGATGGCACTAAAAAATCAGGCCAAACTGCATTCACAGCTAGCAAAGATTATGTTGCGTCTGCGAAAG ATAAAGTAGCTAGTACCATAGAAAGTACATTAGACACATCTAAGAATACAGCAGAATCTACTTTAGATACAAGCAAACAATATGCTACTATTGCAAAAG aaaCACTTGTAAGTAATATTCAAAGTACGGTAGACACAACACAAAAAGTAACCAATTCCGCTATTGAAACAGGCAAAGATTATGCAGCATCTGCAAAag atacagtatCGAACACTTTAGTAGGTGCACAAAAAAATGCCGAGTCAGCTTTCGAAACCAACAAATCTTATGTCGCTGGAGCAAAAG ATAAAGTAGCAAGTACATTCGAAAGTACATTAGATATTACAGAAAAAACAGGTCAATCTGCGCTTGAAACAGGGAAATCCTATGCCACAAGCGCAATAG ATTCTGTTGCAAGTAGTATACAAAGCACAGTTGACACAACACAAAAAACAGCACAGTCACTTGTTGAACCTGGTAAAACATACGCTTCTAGTGCTAaag attCTGTTGCTAGTAGTATTCAAAGCACAGTTGACACAACACAAAAAACAGCACAGTCACTTGTTGATTCTGGTAAAACATATGCTTCTAGTGCTAaag ATTCAGGCCAAAACTCATATCAATCTGCATTGGATTTCTCGACGAGTTACGCATTTTCTGCTTTACATATCGGAAAATCTTATCTAGATAGCACTAAAG AAACAGTAGCAAGTACATTAGATAGTACAGTGAAAGCTGTTCACAGTTCTGTTGAAACAGGAAAATCTTACGTGGATACTGCCAAAG ATACCGTAGCAAGCACCGTTCATTCAACTGTTGATAGTACTAAAACTGTAGCGGCATCAGCGCTTGATAAAGGCTCAGCTTTGATAGAAGGCGTTAAAG ATACAGTAGCCAGTACTGTGAATACAACAGTAGACACAACAAAAAATGTAGCCGCATCCGCTGTAGATAAGGGAGTTTCACTAGTAGGAACTGTAAAAG GTACAGCTGCAAGTACTGTAGATGCAACTAAAAATGTTGCGGCATCTGTTGTTGATAAGAGCACATCACTCATAGGAAGCGCTAAAG ATAATCTAGCAAGCACCATACTCACGACAGTAGATACCACTAAAAATGTAGCAGCCACCGCTTTCGATAAAGGCTCATCACTAGTAGGATCAGCCAAAG ATACTGTAGCAAGCACTGTGCAATCCACTGTCGATACAACTAAAAACGTTGCAACATCTGCTGTCGATAAAGGCGCTTCATTAGTAGAGGCTGCTAAAG GAACCGTGGCAAGCACAATTGACACGACGAAAAATGTCGCATCATCCGCAGTAGATAAAGGTTTTTCTTTAGTTGGCACTGCTAAAG ACACCGTAGCGAGCACTGTTAATACTACTGTAGAGACAACTAAGAGTGTAGCGTCATCAGCTGTCGATAAAGGATCACATCTTGTAGGATCTGCTAAAG ATACTGTAGCAAGTACATTAGATACAACAAAAAATGTTGCCTCAACTGCTGTAGACAAAGGCATATCGTTTGTCGGTGCCGCTAAAG ataccGTATCAAGTACAGTTCAAAATACATTAGACTCAACTAAGAGTGTAGCTGGATCTGTTTATGATAAGAGCTCTTCACTTGTGACCGGCGCCAAAG ATATATTCACAAGCAAGACCGAAGGTGCAAAAGATTCTGCCGAATCgtcaataaataatgttaaggaAACCGCAGAGAAATTAGACG acACGATCAACGCTACGGTAGACACGACGAAGAAGACTGCAGAAGAAGCCAAGGCTCAGGCTTTGAAAGCCGCTGAAGATGCTAAGGAGAAGGCTAGATTAGCTGCTGAGGCTGCTAAAGAGGAGGCAAAGAGGGCTGCAA aTGCTGCCGTTGAAGAGTCTAAGAAAGCTGCCGAGAAGGCGGCGGCGGATGCCAGTAACGCCGTACATAGCACGGTTGACAACACCTTGAAGAGAGTAGAGGATGCCGCTGACCAGGGCTTGAAGAACGCGGGACAAGTAGTCGACGCTAAAATCAAGGACGCCGACAAGTTCTTGAGCGAAAAACGTGACGCG CTGGTAACAAACTTCTCGAGTGCGGCGCACGACGGAGCTGAGGGTGCTGCGGGCTTGCTCAGCAAGGGGCTGGCTGCTTTCCCCAAATAA
- the LOC126773662 gene encoding perilipin-4 isoform X2, with protein MFSGIAGAFRSIGEKTASLFERKKKDAEQIAQEKAAEAAHVVEEQVKKAGELVSGAEKTASDAANSAANAKHSAIDVIDKELSKVSIAAGEAKDAADKALADGKKVVDTTKDTISTTVDNTKKAAESAINTAKDTLSNVVQSTIDTTQSTIESGKTCAVSAKDSVVNTIQSTVDTTQKLGQAALEGGKSYATSAKDSAAGAIQNTVDGTKKSGQTAFTASKDYVASAKDKVASTIESTLDTSKNTAESTLDTSKQYATIAKETLVSNIQSTVDTTQKVTNSAIETGKDYAASAKVGAQKNAESAFETNKSYVAGAKDKVASTFESTLDITEKTGQSALETGKSYATSAIDSVASSIQSTVDTTQKTAQSLVEPGKTYASSAKDSVASSIQSTVDTTQKTAQSLVEPGKTYASSAKDSVASSIQSTVDTTQKTAQSLVDSGKTYASSAKDSVASSIQSTVDTTQKTAQSLVEPGKTYASSAKDSVASSIQSTVDTTQKTAQSLVDSGKTYASSAKDTVADAVNNTVEVTKNIANSTTKTTKSYVDSAKDSGQNSYQSALDFSTSYAFSALHIGKSYLDSTKETVASTLDSTVKAVHSSVETGKSYVDTAKDTVASTVHSTVDSTKTVAASALDKGSALIEGVKDTVASTVNTTVDTTKNVAASAVDKGVSLVGTVKGTAASTVDATKNVAASVVDKSTSLIGSAKDNLASTILTTVDTTKNVAATAFDKGSSLVGSAKDTVASTVQSTVDTTKNVATSAVDKGASLVEAAKGTVASTIDTTKNVASSAVDKGFSLVGTAKDTVASTVNTTVETTKSVASSAVDKGSHLVGSAKDTVASTLDTTKNVASTAVDKGISFVGAAKDTVSSTVQNTLDSTKSVAGSVYDKSSSLVTGAKDIFTSKTEGAKDSAESSINNVKETAEKLDDTINATVDTTKKTAEEAKAQALKAAEDAKEKARLAAEAAKEEAKRAANAAVEESKKAAEKAAADASNAVHSTVDNTLKRVEDAADQGLKNAGQVVDAKIKDADKFLSEKRDALVTNFSSAAHDGAEGAAGLLSKGLAAFPK; from the exons GCGCGTTCCGAAGCATCGGAGAGAAGACAGCGTCTCTCTTCGAGAGGAAGAAGAAAGATGCAGAACAAATCGCTCAGGAAAAAGCCGCAGAAGCCGCCCATGTTGTTGAAGAACAGGTTAAGAAGGCTGGAGAGCTCGTGAGTGGGGCTGAGAAGACGGCGTCTGATGCTGCTAACTCCG CTGCAAACGCGAAGCACTCGGCGATTGATGTGATAGATAAGGAATTATCAAAGGTTTCGATTGCTGCCGGTGAAGCTAAGGATGCTGCTGACAAAGCCTTAGCCGATGGGAAGAAGGTTGTCGACACTACTAAAG ATACAATTTCAACGACAGTAGATAATACGAAAAAGGCAGCTGAGTCAGCTATAAACACGGCTAAAG atACATTGTCAAATGTAGTTCAAAGCACAATAGATACTACACAATCTACCATAGAATCTGGAAAGACGTGCGCAGTTAGTGCTAAag ATTCAGTAGTGAACACTATTCAGAGCACTGTAGATACCACACAGAAATTAGGACAAGCCGCTCTTGAAGGTGGTAAATCCTACGCTACGAGTGCTAAAG atTCAGCTGCAGGTGCTATACAAAATACAGTAGATGGCACTAAAAAATCAGGCCAAACTGCATTCACAGCTAGCAAAGATTATGTTGCGTCTGCGAAAG ATAAAGTAGCTAGTACCATAGAAAGTACATTAGACACATCTAAGAATACAGCAGAATCTACTTTAGATACAAGCAAACAATATGCTACTATTGCAAAAG aaaCACTTGTAAGTAATATTCAAAGTACGGTAGACACAACACAAAAAGTAACCAATTCCGCTATTGAAACAGGCAAAGATTATGCAGCATCTGCAAAag TAGGTGCACAAAAAAATGCCGAGTCAGCTTTCGAAACCAACAAATCTTATGTCGCTGGAGCAAAAG ATAAAGTAGCAAGTACATTCGAAAGTACATTAGATATTACAGAAAAAACAGGTCAATCTGCGCTTGAAACAGGGAAATCCTATGCCACAAGCGCAATAG ATTCTGTTGCAAGTAGTATACAAAGCACAGTTGACACAACACAAAAAACAGCACAGTCACTTGTTGAACCTGGTAAAACATACGCTTCTAGTGCTAaag attCTGTTGCTAGTAGTATACAAAGCACAGTTGACACAACACAAAAAACAGCACAGTCACTTGTTGAACCTGGTAAAACATACGCTTCTAGTGCTAaag attCTGTTGCTAGTAGTATTCAAAGCACAGTTGACACAACACAAAAAACAGCACAGTCACTTGTTGATTCTGGTAAAACATATGCTTCTAGTGCTAaag attCTGTTGCTAGTAGTATTCAAAGCACAGTTGACACAACACAAAAAACAGCACAGTCACTTGTTGAACCTGGTAAAACATACGCTTCTAGTGCTAaag attCTGTTGCTAGTAGTATTCAAAGCACAGTTGACACAACACAAAAAACAGCACAGTCACTTGTTGATTCTGGTAAAACATATGCTTCTAGTGCTAAAG ATACTGTAGCAGATGCGGTTAATAATACTGTTGAAGTAACCAAAAATATTGCTAATTCAACAACAAAAACAACTAAATCGTATGTGGATAGCGCTAAAG ATTCAGGCCAAAACTCATATCAATCTGCATTGGATTTCTCGACGAGTTACGCATTTTCTGCTTTACATATCGGAAAATCTTATCTAGATAGCACTAAAG AAACAGTAGCAAGTACATTAGATAGTACAGTGAAAGCTGTTCACAGTTCTGTTGAAACAGGAAAATCTTACGTGGATACTGCCAAAG ATACCGTAGCAAGCACCGTTCATTCAACTGTTGATAGTACTAAAACTGTAGCGGCATCAGCGCTTGATAAAGGCTCAGCTTTGATAGAAGGCGTTAAAG ATACAGTAGCCAGTACTGTGAATACAACAGTAGACACAACAAAAAATGTAGCCGCATCCGCTGTAGATAAGGGAGTTTCACTAGTAGGAACTGTAAAAG GTACAGCTGCAAGTACTGTAGATGCAACTAAAAATGTTGCGGCATCTGTTGTTGATAAGAGCACATCACTCATAGGAAGCGCTAAAG ATAATCTAGCAAGCACCATACTCACGACAGTAGATACCACTAAAAATGTAGCAGCCACCGCTTTCGATAAAGGCTCATCACTAGTAGGATCAGCCAAAG ATACTGTAGCAAGCACTGTGCAATCCACTGTCGATACAACTAAAAACGTTGCAACATCTGCTGTCGATAAAGGCGCTTCATTAGTAGAGGCTGCTAAAG GAACCGTGGCAAGCACAATTGACACGACGAAAAATGTCGCATCATCCGCAGTAGATAAAGGTTTTTCTTTAGTTGGCACTGCTAAAG ACACCGTAGCGAGCACTGTTAATACTACTGTAGAGACAACTAAGAGTGTAGCGTCATCAGCTGTCGATAAAGGATCACATCTTGTAGGATCTGCTAAAG ATACTGTAGCAAGTACATTAGATACAACAAAAAATGTTGCCTCAACTGCTGTAGACAAAGGCATATCGTTTGTCGGTGCCGCTAAAG ataccGTATCAAGTACAGTTCAAAATACATTAGACTCAACTAAGAGTGTAGCTGGATCTGTTTATGATAAGAGCTCTTCACTTGTGACCGGCGCCAAAG ATATATTCACAAGCAAGACCGAAGGTGCAAAAGATTCTGCCGAATCgtcaataaataatgttaaggaAACCGCAGAGAAATTAGACG acACGATCAACGCTACGGTAGACACGACGAAGAAGACTGCAGAAGAAGCCAAGGCTCAGGCTTTGAAAGCCGCTGAAGATGCTAAGGAGAAGGCTAGATTAGCTGCTGAGGCTGCTAAAGAGGAGGCAAAGAGGGCTGCAA aTGCTGCCGTTGAAGAGTCTAAGAAAGCTGCCGAGAAGGCGGCGGCGGATGCCAGTAACGCCGTACATAGCACGGTTGACAACACCTTGAAGAGAGTAGAGGATGCCGCTGACCAGGGCTTGAAGAACGCGGGACAAGTAGTCGACGCTAAAATCAAGGACGCCGACAAGTTCTTGAGCGAAAAACGTGACGCG CTGGTAACAAACTTCTCGAGTGCGGCGCACGACGGAGCTGAGGGTGCTGCGGGCTTGCTCAGCAAGGGGCTGGCTGCTTTCCCCAAATAA